The DNA window GAGGGTCTCAGTGATTCTCAAACGGAAGGAGCAGGGACATGAAACGAAATCAAGCAAGACAGAAAACAAGACACCTCCTTTTTATAGCAAGCGTAACGATATTATTTTTCATAGGTCTAGGTCCTGTCGCTAAGAGTAAAGCAGGCACATTGCTGCAAGATGCACAAGCACATCTCGCAATTGCAGAAAAAGAATCTCCTTACCTTGTTGCGCAAGGTCCTCGGACACAACAGCAAGCAGGCCGGCGATTTAGACAGGAACAAAAAAAGGTCCGTCAGCAGCACAAGCAGCAAAAAAAGGCGGAACGTCAGCAGCGTATGCAGCAGAAAAAGGCGGCCCGTCAGCAAGCGAAACAACAGGAGCAGGCGGCTCACCAGCAAACGAGACAGCAGAAAAAGGCGGCCCGTCAGCAAGCGAAACAACAGAAGCAGGCGGCCCGTCAGCAAGCGAAACAACAGAAGCAGGCGGCTCGCCAGCAAGCGAAACAGCAGAAACAGGCGACCCGTCAGCAAGCTAAACAGCAGGAACAGGAGGTGCCTCAGTAATCTAAACCGTAGCGACAGGGTTTGTGTTGGCAGGGCGGACGCCGTCGTTGAGGCTTTCCTTCTTCACGTCCGATGCGGAGATCGGACGTTACAAAAACATATACATTACGAGGGTAAAGCGGCAGACAATTCCACACGACTTACCCCTCTACCAGCTTTTTCATTCCCTCTGTGGTGGGGTTTTTGACGACGCCCTTTTCGGTGATGATTGCCCTGATGTTCCCGGCGGGGATGACGTCGAAGGCGGGGTTAAAGACGTTGACGCCGTCGGGGGCGATGCGGTGGCCGGTAATGTAGGTGACCTCGTCGGGTGAGCGTTCCTCGATGGGTATGTCGGAACCTTTGGAGATTTTCATGTCAAACGTGGATATGGGCGCGGCCACGTAGAACGGAACCTTGTGTTCTTTTGCTATTATAGAGAGGCCGTAGCTGCCTATCTTGTTCGCGGCGTCCCCGTTGGCGGCTATCCTGTCAGAGCCCACCACCACGGCGTCTATCTTTTTTTCCGCCATTACGTGTGCGGCCATGTTGTCGCAGATAAGCGTCACGTCGAGGCCGGCCTCGAGCAGCTCCCATGACGTGAGCCGGGCGCCCTGAAGCAGCGGCCGGGTCTCGCACGCGAAGACCTTGTCCACCTTGCCCTGCGCTTTTGCGGCGTATATGACGGCCAGCGCCGTGCCGTAACCGCCGGTAGCCAGTCCACCGGCGTTACAATAGGTCATAACCGTGCTGCCCCTGGGTATAAGCGCAGCGCCGTGCTCGCCTATCTTTTTCGAGGAATCCCTGTCCTCTTCCAATATCTCCAGGGCCTCTTTAAACAGGAACTCCTTTATCGTCTCAACGGGTTCGGTGTGGAACGCCTGTGCCACGTGTTCCATCCGCTCAAGTGCCCAGAACAGGTTTACCGCCGTGGGCCTGGCCGTGCCGAGATACGTTGTTACCTCCTGCAGTTTGAGAAAGAAGTCGTTAAAGT is part of the Candidatus Bathyanammoxibius amoris genome and encodes:
- the mtnA gene encoding S-methyl-5-thioribose-1-phosphate isomerase — translated: MEKSKGQVSIPTIEWEGGADGRVKLIDQTLLPGEFKFIYCDNKECLWEAIKMLRVRGAPAIGIAAAMGVFLGIRNVHADNFNDFFLKLQEVTTYLGTARPTAVNLFWALERMEHVAQAFHTEPVETIKEFLFKEALEILEEDRDSSKKIGEHGAALIPRGSTVMTYCNAGGLATGGYGTALAVIYAAKAQGKVDKVFACETRPLLQGARLTSWELLEAGLDVTLICDNMAAHVMAEKKIDAVVVGSDRIAANGDAANKIGSYGLSIIAKEHKVPFYVAAPISTFDMKISKGSDIPIEERSPDEVTYITGHRIAPDGVNVFNPAFDVIPAGNIRAIITEKGVVKNPTTEGMKKLVEG